Proteins co-encoded in one Haloarcula sp. DT43 genomic window:
- a CDS encoding mannose-1-phosphate guanylyltransferase: MDRPLVALVLAGGTGTRLYPASRSDRPKQFLSFGPGESLLAETVSRVGFADETYVLTRESFADGVRARVPNAAVLTEPEPKDTGPALVYAAHRVREQVGDCVLLCLPSDHRVSGPFERVGRTAARVAVETEGVVTVGIEPDRPATGYGYVKPGPSGDGFAPVETFHEKPDRETAQRYVEEGFYWNAGLFAWTPTALLSAAAASPLAPMVERLDEADAAFDAVDPVSIDYAVLEGAENAFVVPAALDWDDLGSWDAVERVLDSEDGNAVLGDAVTIDADGNVLASDGHVSAVGVDDLVVASFDDRTLVVPKDEAQRVRDVVAELRDDGLF, from the coding sequence CCGGCACGCGGCTGTATCCGGCGAGCCGGAGCGACCGGCCCAAACAGTTCCTCTCGTTCGGGCCCGGGGAGTCGCTACTCGCCGAGACGGTCAGTCGGGTCGGGTTCGCGGACGAGACGTACGTGTTGACCCGGGAATCCTTCGCCGACGGGGTGCGAGCGCGCGTCCCGAACGCGGCGGTGCTGACCGAGCCGGAGCCGAAAGACACCGGGCCGGCGCTCGTGTACGCGGCCCACCGCGTCCGCGAGCAGGTCGGGGACTGCGTTTTGCTGTGTCTGCCCAGCGACCACCGGGTTTCGGGGCCGTTCGAGCGGGTCGGGCGGACGGCCGCGCGAGTCGCAGTGGAAACGGAGGGGGTCGTCACCGTCGGCATCGAGCCGGACCGGCCGGCGACCGGCTACGGCTACGTCAAGCCAGGCCCGTCCGGAGACGGCTTCGCGCCGGTCGAGACGTTCCACGAGAAGCCCGACCGGGAGACCGCACAGCGGTACGTCGAGGAGGGGTTCTACTGGAACGCCGGCCTGTTCGCGTGGACGCCGACCGCCCTCCTGTCGGCCGCGGCAGCCTCGCCGCTCGCGCCCATGGTCGAACGGCTGGACGAGGCCGACGCGGCGTTCGACGCCGTCGACCCGGTGAGCATCGACTACGCGGTGCTCGAAGGGGCCGAGAACGCCTTCGTCGTCCCGGCGGCGCTTGACTGGGACGACCTGGGGTCGTGGGACGCCGTCGAGCGAGTGCTGGACAGCGAGGACGGGAACGCGGTACTGGGCGACGCAGTCACTATCGACGCCGACGGGAACGTGCTGGCGAGCGACGGCCACGTCAGCGCCGTCGGCGTCGACGACCTCGTGGTGGCGTCCTTCGACGACCGCACGCTCGTCGTCCCGAAAGACGAGGCCCAGCGCGTCCGCGACGTGGTCGCGGAACTGCGGGACGACGGCCTGTTCTGA
- a CDS encoding SDR family oxidoreductase → MDLELEGNAALCTAATSGLGLASAEALAAEGANVAVCGRTPAHVDAARDRLESVGDGDVLAVEADITDPDQVEALVEQTVDTFGGLDHVVTSAGGPAPGPFMETTEREWYSAYDLLVMSAVWTTRTAYPHLRDSDAGTIVNITSRSVREVIDDLVLSNAVRRAVIGLMKTQSREFAPEVRVNAVLPGAHETPRIEELVEAAVERGEYDSYEAGIESWSDAPLERVGQPEELGDVVAYLSSARSSYVTGTALPVDGGSMRS, encoded by the coding sequence ATGGACCTCGAACTCGAAGGCAACGCAGCGCTGTGTACAGCCGCGACCAGCGGACTCGGACTCGCGAGCGCCGAAGCCCTCGCCGCCGAGGGCGCGAACGTGGCGGTCTGTGGCCGGACGCCGGCCCACGTCGACGCGGCTCGCGACCGACTCGAATCGGTCGGCGACGGCGACGTGCTGGCCGTCGAAGCCGACATCACCGACCCCGACCAGGTCGAGGCGCTGGTCGAGCAGACCGTCGACACTTTCGGGGGCCTCGACCACGTCGTCACCAGCGCCGGCGGCCCGGCCCCCGGCCCGTTCATGGAGACGACCGAACGCGAGTGGTACAGCGCCTACGACCTGCTGGTGATGAGCGCCGTCTGGACCACGCGGACCGCCTACCCGCACCTCCGCGATTCCGACGCCGGGACCATCGTCAACATCACGTCCCGCTCGGTGCGGGAGGTCATCGACGACCTCGTGCTGTCGAACGCCGTCCGGCGGGCGGTCATCGGCCTGATGAAGACCCAGTCTCGGGAGTTCGCGCCCGAGGTGCGCGTCAACGCCGTCCTGCCCGGCGCACACGAGACGCCCCGCATCGAGGAACTGGTCGAGGCCGCCGTCGAGCGCGGCGAGTACGACTCCTACGAGGCGGGCATCGAGTCGTGGTCGGACGCGCCGCTGGAACGGGTCGGTCAGCCCGAGGAACTCGGCGACGTGGTGGCGTATCTCTCCTCGGCCCGCTCCTCCTACGTCACCGGGACGGCGCTCCCGGTCGACGGCGGGTCGATGCGGAGCTAG
- a CDS encoding TRAM domain-containing protein, translated as MADCPLADDCPKFTERIQGMGCTHYGDRGGAEWCNHYNQPISELKSQPVKMGEEVTVDVEDIHESGAGVGRTEDGFIIMVDGVLPPARSLVKVTNVHSNHARAEEIERLEMDEEPSDADTEESDADTEETDDADDDGRRLGSRDNFWGS; from the coding sequence ATGGCCGACTGTCCGCTCGCAGACGACTGTCCCAAATTCACCGAACGAATCCAGGGGATGGGCTGTACCCACTACGGCGACCGCGGCGGTGCCGAGTGGTGCAATCACTACAACCAGCCCATCTCGGAACTCAAGAGCCAGCCGGTCAAAATGGGCGAGGAGGTCACCGTCGACGTCGAGGACATCCACGAGAGCGGTGCCGGCGTCGGCCGGACCGAGGACGGCTTCATCATCATGGTCGACGGCGTGCTCCCGCCGGCGCGCTCGCTGGTCAAGGTGACGAACGTCCACTCGAACCACGCCCGGGCCGAGGAAATCGAGCGCCTGGAGATGGACGAAGAGCCTTCGGACGCCGACACGGAGGAAAGTGACGCCGACACCGAGGAGACGGACGACGCGGACGACGACGGCCGGCGGCTGGGCAGTCGGGACAACTTCTGGGGCAGCTAG
- a CDS encoding M61 metallopeptidase family protein, translating into MRTQTSAGLVCLLLVCASPAALGVEPGPAGQVGGDSAIDVRYTVAREPAQAGRVRVTATIERPRHVAGLSVRPPAGTTVRRADGLSRDGDRWRVDGPGTARLTYTVPVGLATTFGQRTADTDDWTLLARQELSLRARWRWHVGPRPRWNESLALAPGQRGVAGTTAAYIGPHETATATVDGDRITLVVPAAADLRPNRTAVLHSISHAKRASTAGRDHDHVRVFVAPNGLASGGYAPTNGEPDVIVNAGEPVHSPVNVWVHEYRHTRQTFAVTPAMAWLEEGSADYHTAALTYAAGDIGRDRFRDRVTTERYETADLTRPDSWDGPGPQYHKGARVVAAIDARIRQATEGRRTFEAVLDRLMRRDDRVTLALFAKTVSSVARADLGAFVRGAVTGDAPTVPIDGLTDSGPRRSGSADTTERPTNAAPSVGSAATATNGDEPAAGVDTARPVTDRHGEWTVLGTLGMLSVLLARRQRRRERP; encoded by the coding sequence ATGAGAACGCAGACGTCGGCGGGACTGGTGTGCCTGCTTCTGGTTTGTGCGTCCCCGGCCGCTCTCGGTGTCGAGCCGGGCCCGGCCGGACAGGTCGGCGGCGACAGCGCGATTGACGTCCGGTACACAGTCGCACGGGAGCCGGCCCAGGCCGGGCGAGTGCGGGTGACCGCGACGATTGAGCGACCGCGGCACGTCGCCGGCCTGTCGGTACGGCCACCGGCGGGGACGACGGTACGCCGGGCCGACGGCCTCTCCCGCGACGGTGACCGCTGGCGCGTCGACGGTCCCGGAACGGCACGGCTGACCTACACCGTGCCCGTCGGCCTCGCGACGACGTTCGGCCAGCGGACCGCCGACACCGACGACTGGACGCTGCTCGCCAGGCAGGAACTGTCGCTGCGCGCCCGCTGGCGCTGGCACGTCGGCCCGCGGCCCAGGTGGAACGAGTCGCTCGCACTCGCGCCCGGCCAGCGCGGCGTCGCCGGGACCACGGCGGCCTACATCGGCCCCCACGAGACGGCGACCGCGACGGTCGACGGCGACCGAATCACGCTCGTCGTCCCGGCGGCCGCGGACCTGCGGCCGAACCGGACCGCGGTGCTGCACTCCATCAGCCACGCGAAGCGCGCCTCGACCGCCGGACGGGACCACGACCACGTCCGCGTGTTCGTCGCCCCGAACGGGCTCGCGTCGGGGGGATACGCCCCCACGAACGGCGAGCCGGACGTCATCGTCAACGCCGGCGAACCGGTCCACTCCCCGGTCAACGTCTGGGTCCACGAGTACCGCCACACCCGACAGACGTTCGCGGTGACACCGGCGATGGCGTGGCTCGAAGAGGGCAGCGCCGACTACCACACGGCGGCGCTCACCTACGCCGCGGGCGACATCGGACGAGACCGGTTCCGGGACAGGGTCACGACCGAGCGCTACGAGACGGCGGACCTGACACGGCCCGACAGCTGGGACGGTCCCGGCCCGCAGTACCACAAGGGGGCGCGCGTCGTCGCGGCCATCGACGCCCGCATCCGACAGGCGACCGAGGGTCGCCGGACGTTCGAAGCCGTCCTCGACAGGCTGATGCGACGGGACGACCGCGTCACCCTCGCGCTGTTCGCCAAGACGGTGTCTTCCGTCGCCAGGGCGGACCTCGGCGCGTTCGTTCGGGGGGCCGTCACCGGCGACGCACCGACGGTCCCAATCGACGGCCTCACCGACAGCGGCCCGCGACGGAGCGGGTCGGCGGACACGACCGAGCGGCCGACGAACGCCGCGCCGTCGGTCGGGAGCGCCGCCACGGCGACGAACGGTGACGAGCCCGCAGCCGGCGTCGACACGGCCCGACCCGTCACCGACCGCCACGGCGAGTGGACCGTCCTCGGGACGCTCGGCATGCTGTCGGTGCTGCTGGCCCGTCGCCAGCGACGGCGCGAACGGCCGTAG
- a CDS encoding group I truncated hemoglobin — MASQSLFERIGGRDAVEAVVSDFYDRVLDDPLLEPYFEDTDMDRLRSHQTQFISAVAGGPVDYDGDDMRTAHEGLGITEDAFANVATHLEAALRENGVPDDDVSAILGEVAAMEDDIVES; from the coding sequence ATGGCGTCACAGTCACTCTTCGAGCGAATCGGCGGTCGGGACGCGGTCGAGGCGGTGGTCTCTGACTTCTACGACCGCGTGCTCGACGACCCCCTTCTCGAACCGTACTTCGAGGACACCGACATGGACCGGCTCCGCAGCCACCAGACCCAGTTCATCAGCGCCGTCGCCGGCGGCCCGGTCGACTACGACGGCGACGACATGCGGACCGCTCACGAGGGGCTGGGCATCACCGAGGACGCGTTCGCAAACGTCGCAACCCACCTCGAAGCCGCGCTCCGGGAGAACGGCGTTCCCGACGACGACGTCTCGGCGATTCTCGGCGAGGTCGCCGCCATGGAAGACGACATCGTGGAGTCGTAG
- a CDS encoding DUF373 family protein produces MLLVLCIDLDDDLGRKTGIETPVIGRDAVVDAAVALASNDPEDSDVNVLFEGVHIYDDITDEPVEVAAVTGVDGSDVAANRAVGEEVDTVLASLAASEDVRALLVTDGAQDESVVPVIRSRVRIDGVRRVVVRQAQNLESMYYTIKQVLDDPETRGTILVPLGILLLIYPLTIAVEALGYPGSALGVISGLLGLYILARGLGAEKLLDEAVERTTAGLYAGRVTIITYVVAAALLAIGGVSGVQELERQTDPDAIEVIASLIAGAIQWFAAAGITSSLGRVTDEYLDGSFRWRYLNAPFYVLSIAAVLHAVSAFFLGAQDLEYLAIMLTGGTLLGLVSTLAFAVAEARFDRPEQHNQGPGGPSSE; encoded by the coding sequence ATGCTGCTGGTGCTGTGTATCGACCTCGACGACGACCTCGGCCGCAAGACCGGCATCGAGACGCCCGTCATCGGGCGCGACGCCGTCGTGGACGCAGCGGTGGCGCTGGCCTCGAACGACCCGGAGGACTCCGACGTGAACGTCCTCTTCGAGGGCGTCCACATCTACGACGACATCACCGACGAGCCGGTCGAAGTCGCGGCCGTCACCGGCGTCGACGGGAGCGACGTCGCCGCCAACCGCGCGGTCGGCGAGGAGGTCGATACCGTCCTCGCGTCGCTCGCGGCCAGCGAGGACGTGCGGGCGCTGCTCGTCACCGACGGCGCACAGGACGAGTCGGTGGTGCCGGTCATCCGCTCGCGGGTCCGCATCGACGGCGTCCGCCGCGTCGTCGTCCGCCAGGCCCAGAACCTCGAATCGATGTACTACACCATCAAGCAGGTGCTCGACGACCCGGAGACCCGCGGGACCATCCTGGTCCCGCTCGGCATCCTCCTGCTCATCTACCCGCTGACAATCGCCGTCGAGGCGCTGGGATACCCCGGTTCCGCGCTGGGTGTCATCTCCGGCCTGCTGGGCCTGTACATCCTCGCGCGGGGCCTCGGCGCGGAGAAGCTCTTGGACGAAGCGGTCGAGCGGACGACGGCCGGGCTGTACGCCGGCCGCGTGACGATTATCACCTACGTCGTCGCGGCCGCGCTGCTGGCTATCGGCGGCGTCAGCGGCGTCCAGGAGCTCGAACGCCAGACCGACCCCGACGCCATCGAAGTCATCGCGTCGCTGATAGCGGGCGCGATTCAGTGGTTCGCCGCCGCCGGCATCACCTCCAGCCTCGGCCGCGTGACCGACGAGTACCTCGACGGGAGCTTCCGCTGGCGGTACCTGAACGCCCCCTTCTACGTCCTCTCGATTGCCGCCGTGTTACACGCCGTCAGCGCTTTCTTCCTCGGCGCTCAGGACTTGGAGTACCTCGCGATAATGCTCACCGGCGGGACCCTGCTCGGCCTGGTCAGCACGCTGGCCTTCGCCGTCGCGGAGGCCCGCTTCGACCGCCCCGAACAGCACAACCAAGGCCCCGGCGGCCCCTCCTCCGAGTGA
- a CDS encoding phosphate-starvation-inducible PsiE family protein — MDDEESDPVGGSLPAAESFDDRVLALSETAIRYVEVVAALVLVLLFAIGVFDLGLQIFQSAIRGDITDPLVVVGFIDTALLLFIIVEVYQTVVAYTQESETRRIVRLVIYTGVIAMVRKAIIFRTGEYATEQAALLAAGAYTLIILGLAALLLVERRTRGTPD, encoded by the coding sequence ATGGACGACGAGGAGTCCGACCCCGTGGGCGGGTCGCTGCCGGCGGCGGAGTCGTTCGACGACAGGGTGTTGGCCCTCAGCGAGACGGCCATCCGCTACGTCGAGGTGGTCGCGGCGCTGGTGCTGGTCCTGCTGTTTGCCATCGGCGTGTTCGACCTCGGACTCCAGATATTCCAGAGCGCCATCCGCGGCGACATCACCGACCCGCTGGTCGTCGTCGGCTTCATCGACACTGCCCTGCTCCTCTTTATCATCGTCGAGGTGTACCAGACCGTCGTCGCCTACACCCAGGAGAGCGAGACCCGGCGCATCGTCCGCCTGGTCATTTACACGGGCGTCATCGCCATGGTCCGGAAGGCCATCATCTTCCGCACCGGCGAGTACGCCACCGAACAGGCCGCCCTCCTCGCGGCCGGGGCCTACACGCTCATCATCCTCGGCCTCGCGGCGCTGTTGCTCGTCGAACGCCGGACCCGCGGGACGCCGGACTGA
- a CDS encoding MFS transporter, which produces MTDTGTGTTGSRRRGLAVVFFVVFLDLLGFGIVIPILPYYTRSFPGGTEFVIGLLAASYSAMQFVFAPLLGSLSDRVGRRPVLVVSLCGSVVAWTVFGLADALWLLFVSRMLAGAMGGNLSTAQAYVADVTPPERRAAALGFIGAAFGLGFIFGPGIGAVLSFDATVAAVDALVPAAVPITRFSLPSFAAAAASLCGVVVALLFLPESRPASGTPTATDRPSALSQLRTAVATAGLRPLLAAFFLVSFAFSGVQVMFVPYVADIYGYTAAQSALLLTYIGVLAVVTQGVLVGRLSARYSPVRLSILGTGLLVVGVGAIPTSRTIGSVLPDLTALVPFLTADLLGLLLVLTLLPLGNGILSVTLTALVSQRASAAVQGSAFGITQGAGSLARTVGPPVMGGLYFAVGYWSPFVVGSVLLLPVLWLVARLGTTPEAYEPRPADPGHAR; this is translated from the coding sequence ATGACAGACACCGGGACCGGTACCACCGGCTCCCGTCGCCGTGGGCTCGCAGTCGTCTTCTTCGTCGTCTTCCTGGACCTGCTGGGCTTTGGCATCGTCATCCCCATCCTCCCGTATTACACCCGGTCGTTCCCCGGCGGGACGGAGTTCGTCATCGGCCTGCTCGCGGCCTCCTACTCCGCGATGCAGTTCGTCTTCGCGCCGCTGCTGGGCTCGCTGTCGGACCGCGTCGGCCGCCGGCCGGTGCTGGTGGTGTCGCTGTGTGGCTCCGTCGTCGCGTGGACGGTGTTCGGGCTGGCCGACGCGCTCTGGCTGCTGTTCGTCTCCCGGATGCTCGCCGGCGCGATGGGCGGGAACCTCTCGACCGCGCAGGCCTACGTCGCCGACGTGACGCCGCCGGAACGGCGGGCCGCCGCCCTGGGCTTTATCGGAGCCGCGTTCGGGCTGGGGTTCATTTTCGGCCCCGGCATCGGCGCGGTACTGAGCTTCGATGCCACGGTCGCCGCCGTCGACGCGCTCGTACCGGCGGCCGTCCCAATCACCCGGTTCTCGCTCCCGAGTTTCGCCGCCGCGGCCGCGAGCCTCTGTGGCGTCGTCGTCGCCCTCCTGTTTCTCCCCGAGTCCAGGCCCGCTTCCGGGACCCCGACGGCGACCGACCGTCCCTCGGCGCTCTCACAGCTCCGGACGGCGGTGGCGACTGCCGGCCTCCGACCGCTCCTCGCCGCGTTCTTCCTGGTCTCGTTTGCCTTCTCGGGCGTGCAGGTGATGTTCGTCCCGTACGTCGCCGACATCTACGGCTACACCGCGGCCCAGAGCGCGCTCCTGCTGACCTACATCGGCGTCCTCGCGGTCGTCACGCAGGGCGTCCTGGTCGGGCGGCTCTCGGCCCGGTACAGCCCGGTCCGGCTCTCGATTCTCGGGACCGGCCTCCTCGTCGTCGGCGTCGGCGCCATCCCGACCTCGCGGACCATCGGCTCGGTCCTGCCCGACCTGACCGCACTCGTCCCGTTTCTCACCGCCGACCTGCTCGGCCTCCTGCTCGTCCTGACGCTGCTGCCGCTCGGCAACGGCATCCTCTCGGTGACGCTGACGGCGCTGGTCTCCCAGCGGGCCAGTGCGGCCGTCCAGGGGAGCGCCTTCGGCATCACGCAGGGTGCTGGCAGCCTCGCCCGGACCGTCGGCCCGCCGGTCATGGGCGGTCTGTACTTCGCCGTCGGCTACTGGTCGCCGTTCGTCGTTGGGAGCGTCCTGTTGCTCCCGGTGCTGTGGCTCGTCGCCAGACTGGGGACGACACCGGAGGCCTACGAGCCGCGGCCGGCCGACCCGGGCCACGCCAGGTAG
- a CDS encoding radical SAM protein, producing MISEGCEQCAKGGKMVLFVYGYCDQRDCFYCPLGENRKNVTQMYANERPVEDDADVIEEAKRMSALGTSITGGEPQEALDRTCHYLELLKDEFGEDHHTHLYTGITGGRENMRRLSEAGLDEIRFHPPLEQWGDLHGTEWEDILYIAREEGLTPAFEIPGIRAEEEFLEFLDEGAADFCNINEFEMSDGNYRRMQEEGFELKDDHMSAVEGSHDILETMGDHEKVYFCTSVFKDAAQHRSRLKRMARNIRREFDDVTEDGTLVYGKAWVDEARLEELGVPEEFYAVKSEHVELAWWLLEEMVEEGDVPKGEIVEQYPTYDGTVVERTPLSGGAGGSRATADD from the coding sequence ATGATTTCCGAGGGCTGCGAACAGTGCGCCAAAGGCGGCAAGATGGTGCTGTTCGTCTACGGCTACTGCGACCAGCGAGACTGCTTCTACTGTCCCCTCGGGGAGAACCGCAAGAACGTCACCCAGATGTACGCCAACGAGCGCCCCGTCGAGGACGACGCCGACGTCATCGAGGAGGCAAAGCGCATGAGCGCGCTCGGCACGTCCATCACGGGCGGCGAGCCACAGGAGGCCCTCGACCGGACCTGTCACTACCTCGAACTCCTGAAAGACGAGTTCGGCGAAGACCACCACACGCACCTGTATACCGGCATCACCGGCGGCCGCGAGAACATGCGCCGGCTCTCGGAGGCCGGCCTCGACGAGATTCGCTTCCACCCGCCCCTGGAGCAGTGGGGCGACCTCCACGGGACCGAGTGGGAGGACATCCTCTACATCGCCCGCGAGGAGGGGCTGACGCCGGCCTTCGAGATTCCCGGCATCCGCGCCGAGGAGGAGTTCCTCGAGTTCTTAGACGAGGGCGCGGCCGACTTCTGTAACATCAACGAGTTCGAGATGTCCGACGGGAACTACCGCCGGATGCAGGAGGAAGGCTTCGAACTGAAGGACGACCACATGAGCGCCGTCGAGGGGTCCCACGACATCCTGGAGACGATGGGCGACCACGAGAAGGTGTACTTCTGTACGAGCGTGTTCAAAGACGCCGCCCAGCACCGCTCCCGGCTCAAGCGGATGGCCCGCAACATCCGCCGGGAGTTCGACGATGTCACCGAGGACGGCACGCTCGTCTACGGGAAAGCGTGGGTGGACGAAGCGCGACTCGAAGAGCTGGGCGTCCCCGAAGAGTTCTACGCCGTCAAGTCCGAACACGTCGAACTGGCGTGGTGGTTGCTGGAGGAGATGGTCGAGGAGGGCGACGTACCGAAAGGGGAAATCGTCGAGCAGTACCCCACCTACGACGGCACCGTCGTCGAGCGGACGCCGCTGTCGGGCGGGGCGGGCGGCAGTCGAGCCACTGCCGACGACTGA
- a CDS encoding DUF1109 domain-containing protein, translated as MRLAIDSGKLLYALGILFAAAALLYFVRDVVFSLSITVKAALLLLGFVVFFVAGVSTERDVLDIVAFALSGVTYVVFAGYVVVRYSPSETGTFLLLAASAGLFVGLGYALREGLPTPSRRTAGYALGGLLVVSVVLVGADALSGGVAYDVQTNESVTVSVPAPGQGSGGFPPVDRRLGTVTASNPSPFLRALELPSVSGCLVGPTNDPLEDVWVTVERDWDEDTIPGSTTRSYAVTGEFRIDANRTEAVTFAMERGIDCDADRSEPTIAIQVSGRDGAD; from the coding sequence ATGCGACTCGCTATCGACAGCGGCAAACTCCTGTACGCACTCGGCATCCTGTTCGCCGCGGCGGCGCTCCTGTACTTCGTCCGCGACGTCGTGTTCAGTCTCTCGATAACCGTGAAGGCGGCGCTGCTGTTGCTGGGCTTCGTTGTGTTCTTCGTGGCGGGCGTGAGCACCGAACGGGACGTGCTGGACATCGTGGCCTTCGCCCTCAGCGGCGTCACCTACGTCGTCTTCGCCGGCTACGTCGTCGTCCGGTACTCGCCAAGCGAGACGGGGACGTTCCTGTTGCTCGCCGCGTCGGCGGGGCTGTTCGTCGGCCTGGGCTACGCCTTGCGGGAGGGGCTGCCGACGCCGTCGCGCCGCACCGCCGGATACGCGCTCGGTGGCCTGCTGGTCGTGAGTGTGGTGCTCGTGGGGGCGGACGCGCTCAGCGGCGGCGTGGCCTACGACGTGCAGACGAACGAGTCGGTCACGGTGTCGGTGCCGGCCCCGGGACAGGGCTCGGGCGGGTTCCCGCCCGTCGACAGGCGACTCGGAACGGTCACCGCCTCGAACCCGTCGCCGTTCCTGCGGGCGCTCGAACTCCCGTCGGTCTCGGGCTGTCTGGTCGGGCCGACGAACGACCCGCTAGAGGACGTGTGGGTGACCGTCGAACGGGACTGGGACGAGGACACGATTCCGGGCTCGACGACCCGGTCGTACGCGGTCACCGGCGAGTTCCGCATAGACGCGAACCGGACGGAGGCGGTGACGTTCGCCATGGAGCGGGGCATCGACTGCGACGCGGACCGGTCCGAGCCGACGATAGCGATTCAGGTCAGCGGGCGCGACGGGGCCGACTGA
- a CDS encoding DUF7577 domain-containing protein, whose protein sequence is MPLGQVELALRVVAGLFVIVAPTLLFLGLWRALDAMRDDELIQQVNRRAETMDQSSADPEWPVDALTDDSPLSDTAPSVVTCGACGTPNIRDATYCQECLTELE, encoded by the coding sequence ATGCCACTCGGCCAGGTGGAACTGGCGTTGCGCGTCGTCGCCGGGCTGTTCGTCATCGTCGCGCCGACGCTGTTGTTCCTGGGGCTGTGGCGCGCCCTCGACGCGATGCGCGACGACGAACTCATCCAGCAGGTCAACCGACGCGCCGAGACGATGGACCAGTCGTCGGCCGACCCGGAGTGGCCGGTCGACGCGCTCACCGACGACTCGCCGCTGTCCGATACCGCCCCGTCGGTCGTGACCTGTGGGGCCTGCGGGACGCCGAACATACGGGACGCCACCTACTGCCAGGAGTGTCTCACCGAACTGGAGTAG
- a CDS encoding DUF21 domain-containing protein, with translation MDGPIVAVGGGLVVVLLLGLSAFFSSSEIAVFSLQGDWITQQAATGDRRAQVLKELHDNPHRLLVTLLVGNNIVNIAISSIVTVLVASYLSPGPAVVATTVVTSVLILIFGEIVPKAFGLGNAESWALTVATSVRVVERVLSPLITLFDGVTSRINALIPVEGDIEKPYLE, from the coding sequence ATGGATGGCCCTATCGTGGCGGTCGGCGGCGGCCTCGTCGTGGTGTTGCTCCTCGGATTGAGCGCGTTCTTCTCGAGTTCGGAGATAGCCGTGTTCTCGCTGCAGGGGGACTGGATAACACAGCAGGCGGCGACGGGCGACCGACGGGCACAGGTGCTGAAGGAGTTACACGACAACCCACACCGCCTGCTGGTGACGCTGCTCGTCGGCAACAACATCGTCAACATCGCGATTTCGAGCATCGTCACGGTCCTCGTCGCGAGCTATCTCTCCCCGGGGCCGGCGGTCGTCGCGACCACGGTGGTCACCAGCGTCCTGATACTGATTTTCGGCGAAATCGTACCGAAGGCGTTCGGCCTCGGCAACGCGGAGTCGTGGGCGCTGACCGTCGCAACGTCGGTCCGGGTCGTCGAGCGGGTCCTCTCGCCGCTTATTACCCTGTTCGACGGCGTCACCAGTCGCATAAACGCGCTCATCCCCGTCGAGGGCGACATCGAGAAGCCGTACCTGGAGTGA
- a CDS encoding YccF domain-containing protein: protein MSDQRSLFVRAVWFLLVGWWATGVWLSFAWFLNVTIIGIPLGIKMINKVPLVLTLKRRDRLVEATDGGSQYSLPVRAVWFVFVGWWASGVWTGVAYALSVTVVGLPLAIWMYNRLPFVVSLYQY from the coding sequence ATGAGCGACCAGCGGTCTCTGTTCGTCCGTGCGGTGTGGTTCCTGCTCGTCGGGTGGTGGGCGACCGGCGTCTGGCTCTCGTTCGCGTGGTTCCTGAACGTCACTATCATCGGCATCCCGCTGGGCATCAAGATGATAAACAAGGTGCCGCTGGTCCTGACGCTCAAACGCCGCGACCGACTCGTCGAAGCGACCGACGGGGGGTCGCAGTACTCGCTCCCCGTCCGCGCCGTCTGGTTCGTCTTCGTCGGCTGGTGGGCCAGCGGCGTCTGGACCGGCGTCGCCTACGCCCTCTCGGTGACCGTCGTCGGCCTCCCGCTGGCGATATGGATGTACAACAGACTCCCGTTCGTCGTCTCGCTGTACCAGTACTGA